From the genome of Legionella beliardensis:
TAATGATTCTGCTGCATTAGGAATAGTTTTTAAATGAATATAACCTCGAAAATGGTGTTCCTGACGTAATGATTTAGCCACCAATATAAGCTGCTCCATCGTATAATCTGCACTTCTAATAATACCTGAGCTTAGAAATAGGCCTTCTATATAATTGCGCCGGTAGAAATCAAGGGTTAGATTAACGACTTCTTTGACTGTAAAGGTAGCTCGAACCACATCGCTAGAAACCCGATTAATACAATATTTACAATCAAAAATACAATAATTAGTTAATAAAATCTTTAACAAGGAAATACATCTACCATCAGGCGTATAACTATGGCAAATACCCATACCAGTCGTGCTACCTAATCCTTTCTTACCTCTGTTTTTTTTAGCACCACTACTTGAGCAAGAAGCATCGTATTTTGCCGCATCTGCTAAAATAGATAACTTTTTATTAATATCCATTATTTTTAATCAATAATTAAGTAGTCATAGAATTTGACATCATTTAATATGCTTATACATCAATTGCCAAAGGCAAAAAAATGCTTTTGATTATTGTTTCACTTTTCAAGATAGTATAGGTTACTTTTAAAAAAGTAAATACAGTTGAATGCAGTAGATCACTTTAACACTATGATGATATTGCTTTTAAGATGTTAACCAGCTAGCAGTCATAAGCCATCTTAAGTTAAGACGCAAGCTGCAGAAAAGGATTTAAAATTTTGACCAATTTTAAAGTGTAAAGATTTTAGAAATCATTAAAAGCATTAATAAAAGACAAACTATTTTAAGTTAAAATCTTGATTAAATTTAGGATAAGCCTCTACAATTTGTTGAGGTGCGGTATCGCTTAAGGCACCATTTTTCTTTAACCAATTTAATTCGACACAAATCTGTCTACTTCTATTATTATCTTTTATTGCATGCAAAATTATTTCAGCTAAATTTTCATGCCCTTTAATACCAACATTTCGGAGAAAAGAAAAACGTTCTTTTTCTGCTATATCTTTATAAAGCTGATGAAATTGACTACGATAAATATCTTCTAATTTAATAGATGCAAACGCCATAATTGCATTATTAATATCTGAACGCTCTTCCGGATTATGTTTTAGCATATTTGCTAACGCATCAAAGATATCTCGCTCAACTTTTCCTAACTTACCACACCTACTAAATAGTCCTTTTAATATTTCATGTGTAGGTAGATTTTTAAATAGATAGGCACCGTATTTATCATTATACGTCTCATTATTACAGCCCCAAAGAAGAGCTAAGACTCGACCCATAGAATAGACATCACTTTTAGGACTGGTATTTATTGGATTTGTAAATATTTCCGGTGCAGAATAGATAGGCGTACCAGCACCGTTTCCATCGGGTGTACTAATACTCACGCCATAATCAATAATATTGACCAGTAGAGGTGGGCCTAAGTCAACAAGAATATTGCCTGGCTTAATATCGCGATGGATGATGCCTTTATCAATCACTTGCGCCTGCAAGGCTTTCAATAGAGCATGAGTTAATTCCATTCTTTCAGCAACGGTCAGTACCCTTTTTTTGGTTAAATCATCTTGTAAAATAGACTGAAGCTCTTGCCCTGGTAAATGTTTCATTCGCATTAAACTAAACTGCTTGTCTTCAATTAAAATTGGCTTTTTTACAGCTAGATGAGTAGCTTTCGTAGAGATTTGATACTCGCTCTCTAAAGATTCAAATGACTCTGGGCTAGCATGGTATTGCATTTTAACAACACGCCTACTGCCATCTTTTTTACTCGATTTTTTAAAGTAAATTTGTTCATTATCAAAAGTCACTGTATTTTTTATTAAATTTACTGTACCAAAGCTACCCTGTCCTAATTCTTTAC
Proteins encoded in this window:
- a CDS encoding serine/threonine protein kinase, with the translated sequence MPNQINVKSGQLTEKEAQDLYIFLENQSQLGIKYWQKNKRYSVNGKVCTFTNDMFQREGKDGRYRYEVISSKELGQGSFGTVNLIKNTVTFDNEQIYFKKSSKKDGSRRVVKMQYHASPESFESLESEYQISTKATHLAVKKPILIEDKQFSLMRMKHLPGQELQSILQDDLTKKRVLTVAERMELTHALLKALQAQVIDKGIIHRDIKPGNILVDLGPPLLVNIIDYGVSISTPDGNGAGTPIYSAPEIFTNPINTSPKSDVYSMGRVLALLWGCNNETYNDKYGAYLFKNLPTHEILKGLFSRCGKLGKVERDIFDALANMLKHNPEERSDINNAIMAFASIKLEDIYRSQFHQLYKDIAEKERFSFLRNVGIKGHENLAEIILHAIKDNNRSRQICVELNWLKKNGALSDTAPQQIVEAYPKFNQDFNLK